From candidate division WOR-3 bacterium, one genomic window encodes:
- a CDS encoding PAS domain S-box protein → MLFPKGPDPKRLLEEQAAFEEAERKKAEARARVLFDSFVDFCPVGVEIFDTAGNLVKSNKAAERLLGKLPPPGINLFEEKGLKRTGLLEPQIKRLLAGARVETPPFWYDAAELGLASTPGKKVCIRTTAFPLLNAEGVVQQIAIIYEDLTELKKVQEQIAENQQIEKNWAAAPADIRDVEFARRKIEQALRESEERYRGLVDSAQDVCIIRFSEEGRIIAISPSVENIFGVSREAVMTDNSALFAHIHPEDISRVKQIESEAKKTGSYPPDYQFRVVKNTNETTWVKMTGRAITFASRRTFEALAIDITREKQLEELLNKKNADIGSLLTSPSDGFFAINQEWTVTAWSKGAEKETRVTAAEALGKRLWELYPEMEKTGMAVPLRRTLLERTPQYQEFFYTDGRDRFAGWFSLTTYPLDNGALALMKNLSSRKKIEQAWQDSESRLKAIIENPLVLIAFKDREHRYVTANETAQRLLGAGTDIVGKTDAELFPATVTALIGSYDRQVLETGKGAQLEFALGDPKQETTVWLAIAKQPWRNANNEVIGILDIGFDITRRVHAQQELTRRREFFEKLLSGIKQEFDRWGK, encoded by the coding sequence ATGCTTTTCCCCAAGGGACCTGACCCCAAGCGGCTGCTTGAAGAACAAGCGGCATTTGAAGAAGCAGAAAGAAAAAAAGCCGAAGCCCGGGCCCGGGTCCTATTCGACAGTTTCGTTGACTTCTGTCCGGTAGGCGTGGAGATATTCGATACCGCTGGCAACCTGGTTAAAAGCAATAAAGCCGCCGAACGGTTGCTTGGTAAATTGCCACCGCCCGGCATAAACTTATTTGAAGAAAAGGGGTTAAAACGCACCGGATTGCTTGAGCCTCAGATTAAACGGTTGCTTGCCGGTGCCCGGGTCGAAACACCGCCTTTCTGGTACGATGCCGCTGAACTCGGGCTCGCCAGCACGCCCGGGAAAAAGGTATGTATCCGCACCACCGCTTTCCCTTTACTGAACGCCGAAGGCGTGGTTCAGCAAATTGCCATAATTTATGAAGACCTCACCGAATTAAAAAAAGTTCAGGAACAAATCGCGGAAAATCAGCAAATTGAGAAAAACTGGGCAGCGGCGCCGGCTGACATTCGCGATGTTGAGTTCGCCCGCAGAAAAATCGAACAGGCGTTGCGCGAGAGCGAAGAACGGTATCGCGGTCTGGTAGATTCCGCCCAAGATGTATGTATCATCCGATTCAGCGAAGAAGGACGCATCATCGCCATCAGCCCTTCGGTCGAAAATATCTTTGGCGTATCCCGGGAAGCGGTTATGACCGACAACTCCGCACTCTTCGCGCACATCCACCCCGAAGACATCAGCCGGGTCAAGCAGATTGAGTCAGAAGCAAAAAAGACCGGCAGTTATCCTCCTGATTACCAGTTCCGGGTCGTAAAAAACACGAACGAAACGACCTGGGTCAAAATGACCGGTCGGGCAATAACGTTCGCCAGCCGCCGAACATTTGAAGCCCTTGCGATTGACATTACCCGGGAGAAACAACTGGAGGAACTGTTAAACAAAAAAAACGCCGACATCGGCTCGCTTCTCACCAGCCCCAGTGACGGCTTCTTCGCCATTAACCAGGAATGGACAGTAACCGCCTGGAGCAAAGGTGCCGAAAAGGAGACCCGGGTCACCGCTGCCGAAGCGCTGGGCAAACGGCTGTGGGAACTTTACCCCGAAATGGAAAAAACCGGAATGGCGGTGCCTTTGCGCCGGACCCTGCTTGAACGCACTCCTCAGTACCAGGAGTTTTTTTACACCGATGGCCGCGACCGGTTTGCTGGCTGGTTTTCTTTGACCACCTACCCGTTGGACAACGGTGCGCTGGCTCTCATGAAAAATTTGTCCAGCCGGAAAAAGATAGAGCAGGCGTGGCAGGATTCCGAATCACGTCTTAAGGCGATTATCGAAAACCCGCTGGTGTTAATCGCTTTTAAAGACCGGGAACACCGTTATGTCACCGCCAATGAAACCGCCCAAAGGTTGCTCGGTGCCGGCACCGACATTGTCGGCAAAACCGATGCGGAACTGTTCCCTGCCACGGTCACCGCGCTCATAGGTTCTTATGACCGCCAGGTCCTGGAAACGGGCAAAGGAGCACAACTGGAGTTCGCGCTCGGTGACCCCAAACAGGAAACAACCGTCTGGCTGGCAATTGCCAAACAACCCTGGCGTAACGCCAACAACGAAGTAATTGGCATCTTAGATATCGGCTTTGACATAACCCGCCGGGTCCATGCCCAGCAGGAACTAACCCGACGCCGGGAGTTTTTCGAAAAACTCCTGAGCGGCATCAAGCAGGAGTTCGACCGCTGGGGCAAATAA
- a CDS encoding T9SS type A sorting domain-containing protein has product MLITRAVGLSTLIFLKIAAAQPTLSAVCNSAPAPAQTVFINVDCHFAPQTENRNSTVTLFYSLDGQNSWQEAIMTRLTAPGYESTWQTSLVAPVSGNVYYYIRAADESGYATYSPFNIDNIWPPGSALLASVAAETVGDAIQPEGPWLDLTGAWVSRSNDYFYARLRNNHNSWPTYTFPQPYYIYSLGFVNPEAPSDTFIFVMSYANILTIYTTGLYAINRYTQSYERVGDIEAQTNGNLLSLRCPISRFTADRRFGPWPNSSGYLYAAAVTQAVYPIGGSYVRDTTVPCRFYANRTPAFTVNQNAPPQLTNARVIPDTGEETTPFWFNVRYIDTDTNLPPISTVIVDDNTFNLIPTSHKYANGVVFSIRRSGFPPGSHQFYFRFSDGMAPVTTQPDTFIVIGTGITEQTGKVLSDISFVPNPAHSSVRLISERSLEQSITITLFNISGSPVLAQTVTPGSLINLRHLPAGTYFARIQTTPPTIKRLVRLP; this is encoded by the coding sequence ATGCTCATAACCCGAGCCGTTGGACTGTCAACCCTCATCTTCTTGAAAATCGCCGCGGCACAACCGACATTATCCGCCGTTTGCAACTCAGCGCCTGCTCCCGCACAAACGGTATTTATCAATGTCGACTGCCATTTTGCCCCCCAAACAGAAAACCGGAACTCAACGGTAACACTTTTTTACTCTCTTGACGGCCAAAACTCCTGGCAGGAAGCAATTATGACCCGTCTCACCGCACCCGGATACGAAAGCACCTGGCAAACGTCCCTTGTCGCGCCGGTATCTGGTAACGTTTATTATTACATCCGCGCTGCCGATGAATCAGGATATGCCACGTACTCGCCTTTCAACATTGACAACATCTGGCCACCGGGCTCGGCGCTATTGGCATCGGTCGCTGCCGAGACCGTTGGTGATGCCATCCAACCTGAAGGACCCTGGTTAGACCTTACTGGCGCCTGGGTTTCCCGCTCTAACGACTACTTTTACGCCCGTCTCCGCAACAACCATAACAGCTGGCCCACCTACACATTCCCGCAACCTTATTACATCTACTCTTTGGGTTTTGTCAACCCCGAAGCACCTTCTGACACCTTCATCTTCGTAATGAGTTATGCCAACATCCTTACAATCTACACCACCGGTCTCTACGCCATCAACCGTTATACCCAGTCGTACGAACGGGTCGGGGATATCGAAGCCCAGACCAACGGTAACCTCCTCTCCCTTCGCTGTCCGATATCACGATTTACCGCCGACCGTAGATTTGGACCCTGGCCTAACTCGTCTGGCTACCTTTATGCGGCGGCTGTTACCCAGGCGGTTTATCCCATTGGTGGCAGTTATGTTCGCGATACGACTGTGCCCTGCCGTTTCTACGCCAATCGAACACCAGCATTTACTGTTAACCAAAATGCGCCACCCCAACTCACCAACGCCCGGGTCATACCCGACACCGGAGAAGAAACCACCCCCTTCTGGTTCAACGTTCGTTATATCGACACCGACACCAACTTACCACCAATTAGCACCGTCATAGTTGACGACAACACATTCAACCTGATTCCAACAAGCCATAAGTATGCAAATGGCGTTGTCTTTTCAATCAGGCGTTCCGGATTTCCCCCGGGCTCGCATCAATTCTACTTCCGTTTTTCCGACGGAATGGCTCCTGTCACCACGCAACCCGACACCTTCATCGTCATCGGCACCGGCATCACTGAGCAAACAGGCAAAGTTCTATCAGACATATCTTTCGTCCCCAACCCGGCACATTCATCGGTCCGACTAATCTCTGAACGCTCTCTTGAACAATCAATAACCATTACCCTGTTTAACATCTCTGGTAGCCCTGTGTTAGCCCAGACCGTTACGCCCGGTTCGCTCATCAATTTGCGCCATCTTCCTGCCGGAACCTACTTCGCCCGCATTCAAACTACACCGCCGACAATCAAACGGTTGGTTCGCCTGCCATAA
- a CDS encoding peroxiredoxin gives MENNTERRSMPLLGDDFPEIKVPTTHGLIELPKFFAGKWFVLFSHPADFTPVCTTEFVAFQKRYDKFRRLNCELIGLSVDQVFSHIKWEEWIKEKLGVEIEFPIIADTGRVASMLGLIHPNKGTNTVRAVFVVDDRGKIRIILYYPQELGRNMDEILRAVEAMQIADKYKVAMPANWPNNELIQDRVIVPPASDVKTAKERLEKAKAGEFECFDWWLCHKKLNR, from the coding sequence ATGGAAAACAACACCGAAAGAAGAAGTATGCCCCTTTTAGGGGACGATTTTCCCGAAATCAAGGTGCCGACAACGCACGGGCTGATAGAACTGCCGAAGTTCTTTGCCGGCAAGTGGTTTGTGTTATTCAGCCACCCCGCCGATTTTACGCCGGTGTGTACGACGGAATTTGTTGCCTTTCAAAAGCGCTACGATAAATTTCGGCGTCTGAACTGTGAACTAATCGGTTTGAGTGTTGACCAGGTGTTCTCTCATATCAAGTGGGAGGAGTGGATTAAAGAGAAACTGGGCGTTGAGATTGAATTTCCGATTATCGCCGATACGGGTCGTGTTGCCAGTATGTTAGGGTTAATTCATCCTAATAAGGGGACGAATACGGTTCGGGCGGTTTTTGTGGTTGATGACCGGGGTAAGATTCGGATTATTCTTTACTATCCCCAGGAGCTGGGACGAAATATGGACGAAATTTTGCGGGCGGTTGAGGCGATGCAGATTGCCGATAAGTACAAGGTGGCAATGCCCGCAAACTGGCCCAACAATGAACTCATTCAGGACCGGGTGATTGTGCCGCCGGCGAGCGATGTTAAGACCGCAAAAGAGCGGTTAGAAAAGGCAAAGGCGGGCGAATTTGAGTGTTTTGATTGGTGGCTCTGCCACAAGAAGTTAAACCGATAG
- a CDS encoding rubrerythrin — MLSRIPIDIDEVKKERLDLEILRAAMIAELDAINLYEQMAAMVEDETIRRVLMDVAREEKTHLGEFEALLLKFDKEQQEELKAGEEEVEELMED, encoded by the coding sequence ATGCTTTCGCGAATCCCGATAGATATTGACGAAGTTAAAAAAGAGCGGCTTGATTTAGAAATTTTGCGGGCGGCGATGATTGCTGAGCTGGATGCGATAAATCTCTATGAGCAGATGGCAGCAATGGTTGAAGATGAAACAATAAGAAGGGTGTTAATGGATGTGGCTCGGGAGGAAAAGACCCACTTAGGAGAGTTTGAGGCTTTGCTTTTGAAGTTCGATAAAGAGCAGCAGGAGGAGTTGAAGGCGGGTGAGGAAGAGGTTGAGGAGTTGATGGAGGATTAG
- the purL gene encoding phosphoribosylformylglycinamidine synthase subunit PurL: MALWRIDINKKGFDPEARAFEADARDMGLKSISPVRITRVWFLEGKLTKSDVEKIAWELLCDPVVEEWRVEVLEDGVLKGGEETLVLYNPGVMDPTVATALRALDDMGYKEVQVRTGRGYRLGREVTAEERAVLSRGLLFNPLIQHLASSGEKVFAQPKPYRFKPVIVNLRGKSDRELAEISRSRLLALSVEEMKILRRFYEKMGRDPSDVELETFAQTWSEHCQHKTFRGEILFGRRRIKNLLKSTVMRVTEELALPWVLSAFEDNSGVIEFDENYGISFKVETHNHPSALEPYGGAATGIGGVIRDCLGTGLGAKPILNTDVFCFGYPGTSFNELPKGVLHPRRVMKGVVAGVRDYGNRMGIPTANGAVYFDPGYLGNPLVFCGTVGLIPRQKLRKKVDAGQMIVLLGGRTGRDGIHGVTFASLELDERSGEFSSGAVQIGNPIEEKKLLDLVLTARDKGLFAAITDCGGGGLSSAVGEMAAQTGCEVWLDKVPLKYPGLSPAEIWVSEAQERMVVFVEPGKVLELLQLAKENDVEATIIGKVTKTKRLVLKYRERIVADLPMRFLHHGWRQVKRVARWERQDIPEPFVPHRRELTEILLKLLATPNIASKEWVTRQYDHEVQAGTVLKPFSGQESNGPTDACVIVPVKGSNRACVVSCGLCPRFGLVDPYWMAASAIDEALRNCVAAGGDITRTAILDNFCWGSPEKEEQLGGLVRAAEGCYDTARGFRVPFISGKDSLYNEFKTEQGETLPIPGTLLISAISVIPDVRKTTTPDFKKSGSYVYLVGDTFPELGGSEFMRLHGGIGRDVPKVEPYRARRLMQKMFQAIQRGLVLACHDLSEGGLGVALSEMSFSGGVGVEVHLRAVPGAHRFERDDFLLFSESNSRFICEVAPQKRDVFERLFAGLPCAQIGRTVAGQLITIFGLDGSAVVRLSLIEACKVWRTALTKRIAE, from the coding sequence ATGGCGCTCTGGCGAATCGATATCAATAAAAAGGGTTTTGACCCTGAGGCACGGGCGTTCGAGGCTGACGCGCGCGATATGGGATTAAAATCGATATCACCGGTCAGGATTACCCGGGTGTGGTTTCTCGAAGGAAAGTTAACCAAGAGCGATGTGGAGAAAATTGCCTGGGAGTTGTTGTGCGACCCGGTTGTTGAGGAATGGCGGGTTGAGGTGCTGGAAGATGGCGTGCTGAAGGGAGGCGAGGAGACTTTAGTCCTTTACAATCCGGGAGTGATGGACCCGACTGTAGCAACGGCGTTACGGGCGTTGGATGATATGGGATATAAAGAAGTACAGGTGCGTACCGGTCGGGGGTATCGTCTGGGAAGAGAAGTGACTGCCGAAGAACGAGCCGTTCTCAGCCGGGGTTTGCTTTTTAATCCGTTGATTCAGCATCTCGCATCTTCAGGGGAAAAAGTTTTTGCCCAACCCAAACCCTACCGTTTCAAACCGGTGATTGTCAATTTGCGCGGCAAGAGCGACCGGGAACTGGCGGAGATTTCTCGGAGCCGGCTCCTCGCACTATCGGTTGAGGAGATGAAGATTCTGCGGCGGTTTTATGAAAAGATGGGACGAGACCCGAGCGATGTGGAGCTCGAGACCTTCGCTCAAACCTGGTCTGAACACTGTCAGCACAAGACATTTCGCGGGGAGATTCTTTTTGGCCGGAGGCGGATTAAAAATTTGTTGAAGTCGACAGTAATGCGGGTTACGGAAGAGCTTGCCCTGCCCTGGGTGCTCTCGGCGTTTGAAGACAACTCCGGGGTAATTGAGTTTGATGAGAATTACGGCATCAGTTTTAAGGTTGAGACGCACAATCATCCTTCGGCACTTGAGCCCTATGGCGGAGCGGCGACCGGTATCGGCGGTGTAATCCGGGACTGCCTGGGAACGGGTCTTGGGGCGAAGCCGATTTTGAATACCGATGTGTTCTGCTTTGGATATCCGGGCACGAGTTTTAACGAATTGCCCAAAGGGGTGTTGCATCCCCGACGCGTGATGAAAGGAGTGGTGGCGGGTGTACGGGATTATGGAAATCGGATGGGAATTCCAACCGCAAACGGTGCGGTCTATTTCGACCCGGGCTACTTAGGCAATCCGCTGGTATTCTGCGGCACGGTTGGGCTTATTCCGCGGCAGAAGTTGCGCAAAAAGGTTGATGCCGGTCAGATGATTGTGCTCCTTGGTGGCCGCACCGGCAGAGACGGAATTCATGGGGTTACCTTTGCCTCGTTAGAACTTGATGAGCGTTCGGGTGAATTTTCTTCGGGTGCGGTTCAGATTGGCAACCCGATTGAGGAGAAAAAACTACTCGATTTGGTTCTCACCGCCCGGGATAAGGGGCTCTTTGCTGCGATTACCGATTGTGGTGGTGGTGGTCTTTCGAGCGCCGTGGGCGAGATGGCAGCGCAGACTGGTTGTGAGGTGTGGCTGGATAAGGTGCCGTTGAAGTACCCGGGTTTAAGTCCGGCTGAAATCTGGGTTTCTGAGGCGCAGGAGCGAATGGTGGTTTTTGTTGAGCCGGGAAAGGTTCTGGAACTTTTGCAACTGGCAAAAGAGAACGATGTTGAGGCGACAATAATTGGAAAGGTTACCAAAACAAAGAGGCTGGTTTTGAAGTATCGGGAGCGAATTGTTGCCGATTTACCGATGCGTTTTCTTCATCATGGCTGGCGTCAGGTCAAGCGGGTGGCGCGATGGGAAAGGCAGGACATTCCAGAGCCGTTTGTGCCGCATCGCCGGGAATTGACCGAGATATTGCTCAAATTGCTGGCAACACCAAACATTGCGAGTAAGGAATGGGTAACAAGGCAGTACGACCATGAGGTTCAGGCGGGCACTGTTTTAAAACCGTTCTCCGGGCAAGAAAGTAACGGTCCGACAGATGCCTGCGTCATTGTGCCGGTAAAGGGTTCTAATCGGGCGTGTGTGGTTTCTTGTGGACTGTGTCCAAGGTTTGGATTGGTTGACCCTTACTGGATGGCGGCTTCGGCAATTGACGAGGCTTTGCGGAATTGCGTTGCTGCCGGTGGCGATATCACCCGCACCGCCATCTTAGACAATTTTTGCTGGGGAAGCCCGGAAAAAGAGGAGCAGTTAGGTGGGCTGGTGCGAGCGGCAGAGGGTTGTTACGATACCGCACGCGGTTTCCGGGTACCGTTTATCTCCGGTAAAGACTCTCTTTACAATGAGTTCAAAACCGAGCAAGGAGAAACATTGCCGATACCCGGGACGCTGTTGATTTCGGCGATTAGTGTAATCCCGGATGTTCGCAAGACGACAACTCCGGACTTTAAAAAATCCGGTTCGTATGTGTATCTCGTGGGTGATACTTTTCCCGAATTGGGCGGCAGTGAGTTTATGCGGTTGCATGGTGGCATCGGCCGCGATGTCCCAAAGGTTGAGCCCTATCGGGCAAGGCGATTGATGCAGAAGATGTTTCAGGCAATCCAGCGGGGGTTGGTGCTCGCCTGTCACGACCTCTCTGAGGGCGGGCTTGGTGTCGCACTTAGCGAGATGAGCTTCAGTGGGGGCGTGGGCGTTGAGGTGCATTTGCGCGCGGTGCCGGGCGCACATCGGTTTGAACGGGACGACTTCCTGCTTTTCAGCGAGTCCAACAGTCGGTTCATCTGCGAGGTAGCGCCGCAGAAACGGGATGTTTTTGAACGACTTTTTGCCGGGTTACCCTGCGCGCAAATCGGCCGCACGGTAGCAGGCCAGTTAATAACGATTTTCGGTCTGGATGGCAGTGCGGTGGTCCGGCTCAGCCTGATTGAGGCGTGCAAGGTGTGGCGAACAGCACTGACGAAAAGAATCGCCGAGTAG
- the hprK gene encoding HPr(Ser) kinase/phosphatase, translated as MEISSKQITVGTLLEEKKADWQLELLAGSNGLETSFVTTSDINRPGMALAGYTGVFLRERIQIVGSTELSYLENLSSEQYARSVKTLLGLKPVAVIITKNLPVADVWIQEGNKTNVPIIRTPLDTTPFIHLLSVFLDYRLAPETYIHGDLVDVFGVGLLITGESGIGKSECALDLVDRGHRLVADDLVRVLRRGTGILMGYPAAKSPALAHHIEVRGVGIVDVYSLYGVRAIRIQKRVEVEVRLVPWQSGVECERAGLEEQFSEILGVKIPLVTIPVVPGKNLALVHEVIAKNHILKVFGYYPARRFNDELMRVMSKSPIDPYITEDQE; from the coding sequence ATGGAAATTTCTTCCAAGCAAATAACGGTCGGCACCCTGCTTGAAGAAAAAAAGGCCGATTGGCAACTGGAATTGCTCGCCGGCAGTAATGGACTGGAAACCAGCTTTGTCACCACCTCAGATATCAACCGCCCGGGAATGGCACTCGCCGGCTACACCGGCGTGTTTTTGCGGGAACGGATTCAAATTGTGGGTAGCACGGAACTTTCCTATCTGGAAAACTTATCTTCAGAACAGTATGCCCGATCGGTTAAAACCCTTCTCGGACTGAAACCGGTTGCGGTCATCATAACCAAAAATTTGCCGGTGGCTGATGTCTGGATTCAGGAAGGGAACAAAACTAATGTCCCGATAATCCGTACCCCGCTTGATACCACACCTTTTATTCACCTCTTGAGCGTCTTTCTCGACTACCGACTGGCACCGGAAACTTACATCCATGGCGATTTGGTTGATGTGTTCGGCGTTGGACTCCTCATCACCGGCGAATCCGGCATCGGGAAAAGTGAGTGTGCCCTTGACCTGGTTGACCGTGGTCACCGTCTGGTTGCCGATGACCTTGTCCGGGTACTGCGTCGGGGTACTGGCATTCTTATGGGTTATCCCGCGGCAAAATCGCCGGCACTCGCCCATCATATTGAGGTCCGCGGTGTTGGTATTGTTGATGTCTACTCCCTCTATGGGGTACGGGCAATTCGCATCCAGAAAAGGGTGGAGGTTGAAGTCCGGCTCGTTCCGTGGCAAAGTGGTGTCGAGTGTGAAAGAGCGGGTCTAGAAGAACAGTTTTCCGAAATCCTCGGGGTCAAAATCCCCCTGGTAACAATTCCCGTTGTTCCGGGTAAGAACCTTGCCCTTGTGCATGAAGTTATCGCTAAAAACCACATCCTTAAAGTGTTTGGTTATTACCCGGCACGACGGTTTAACGATGAACTGATGCGGGTGATGAGTAAATCACCCATTGACCCGTATATAACTGAAGACCAGGAATAG
- the raiA gene encoding ribosome-associated translation inhibitor RaiA has protein sequence MQITLTARHLEITPHLREYVTKKLEKLGKFDHQILKSEVVLFQDRAYDVAEGKVHTGHFVVTAKGHGSDSYQAVNDLTDKLIIQLERRLGKIRTRRRRAPNRPSRSEGSKPQG, from the coding sequence ATGCAAATCACACTCACCGCTCGTCATCTGGAAATTACCCCCCATCTCCGAGAATATGTCACCAAAAAGTTAGAAAAATTGGGAAAATTTGACCATCAAATATTAAAAAGTGAGGTCGTGCTGTTCCAGGACCGGGCATACGATGTCGCCGAAGGTAAAGTACATACCGGACATTTTGTTGTAACCGCCAAAGGTCACGGCAGTGACTCCTATCAGGCGGTTAATGACCTCACCGACAAGTTGATAATTCAGCTGGAGCGTCGTCTGGGAAAGATTCGCACCCGGCGGCGTCGGGCTCCAAACCGTCCGTCCCGCTCCGAAGGGTCAAAGCCGCAGGGTTAA
- a CDS encoding methyltransferase domain-containing protein yields the protein MPHRFDPKNRAALFSLERQQRLPPRLVLQALRLKPGITLIDIGAGNGYFTLPALKKVGKNGTVIAVDIEPKMLKDLEHKIPAKTGNVRLLQAPAEKIPLPDAIADRALMALVLHEVDNKTAALREAHRLLKPTGLFAVLEWEKIKPPPGPPLSERISPAQLRKLTRAAGFGLCHYQQLNTFHYLALFEQVPNI from the coding sequence ATGCCCCATCGGTTTGACCCGAAAAACCGTGCCGCTCTCTTCAGTCTCGAACGGCAGCAACGACTACCGCCCCGCTTGGTACTTCAGGCGCTCAGGTTAAAACCCGGTATCACCCTGATCGATATTGGCGCCGGTAACGGCTACTTCACCTTACCGGCACTGAAAAAAGTGGGTAAAAATGGCACAGTTATCGCCGTGGATATCGAACCAAAAATGCTAAAAGACCTTGAACACAAAATCCCGGCAAAAACCGGTAATGTCAGACTCCTGCAAGCACCGGCGGAAAAAATCCCCCTGCCCGATGCAATCGCCGACCGGGCGTTGATGGCGCTCGTTCTCCACGAAGTCGATAACAAAACTGCCGCACTCCGGGAAGCGCACCGCCTGCTAAAGCCTACCGGTTTATTTGCGGTACTGGAATGGGAAAAAATTAAACCGCCTCCTGGCCCACCCCTAAGCGAAAGAATCTCCCCGGCGCAACTTAGAAAACTGACCCGCGCCGCCGGCTTCGGCCTGTGCCATTACCAGCAACTCAACACCTTTCACTACCTTGCCCTATTTGAACAAGTGCCCAATATTTAA
- a CDS encoding DUF2703 domain-containing protein: MKKVLKITWQRLLIEDRTCPRCKNTEAELDKAVAILAEQLAPLGWEVVVEKKPLAREEFDKAPLKSNRILINDRPIEEYLSADTGQTPCCDVCGPVECRTIEVDNHTYETVPVELIVRAARTAAGID, from the coding sequence ATGAAAAAGGTTTTGAAAATCACCTGGCAAAGGCTCTTGATTGAAGACCGCACCTGCCCGCGGTGTAAAAACACCGAGGCGGAGCTTGATAAGGCGGTGGCAATATTAGCAGAGCAACTGGCACCGCTCGGCTGGGAAGTCGTTGTCGAAAAGAAACCGCTCGCCAGAGAAGAATTTGATAAAGCACCCCTAAAATCAAACCGCATCTTGATTAACGACCGCCCTATTGAGGAGTACCTTTCTGCCGATACGGGGCAAACTCCTTGCTGTGATGTGTGTGGCCCGGTTGAATGCCGCACAATTGAGGTTGATAATCACACCTACGAAACGGTTCCGGTTGAATTGATTGTCCGCGCCGCCCGCACTGCCGCCGGCATCGACTGA
- the arcC gene encoding carbamate kinase, with amino-acid sequence MSITVVAIGGNSLIRDKERSSFADQLATLKSSCQPIAEMVRRGERVLITHGNGPQVGFVLLRSHLARMRVPEIPLDAANAQTQAEIGYMIQQVLDNEFRQMGIERRVVTVVTQVVVDNQDPAFSFPAKPVGPFYTREEAVRLQRELGWVLKEDAGRGFRRFVPSPMPRAIVEIEEIKRLVEAGAVVVACGGGGIPVVEENGSLHGVAAVIDKDLASALLGNLVGAERLVISTAVAQVYLHYGMPDAQPLTKVTAAEMAGYLAAGHFPEGSMGPKVSAGLNFLKNGGKEVFITDPEHILAAVEGKAGTTIVP; translated from the coding sequence ATGTCAATAACGGTGGTTGCGATTGGCGGTAATTCCCTTATCAGGGATAAGGAGCGAAGTTCATTTGCCGACCAGCTGGCGACATTGAAGAGCAGTTGTCAACCGATTGCGGAGATGGTTCGGCGGGGTGAGCGGGTTTTGATTACCCATGGCAATGGGCCGCAGGTCGGGTTTGTGCTGTTGCGCTCCCATCTGGCAAGGATGCGGGTGCCCGAAATTCCGCTTGATGCGGCGAACGCCCAGACCCAGGCGGAGATTGGGTATATGATTCAACAGGTTCTGGACAATGAGTTCCGGCAGATGGGGATTGAAAGGCGGGTGGTGACGGTGGTGACACAGGTGGTGGTTGACAACCAGGACCCGGCATTTTCTTTTCCCGCCAAGCCCGTAGGGCCATTTTACACCCGAGAGGAGGCGGTGCGCTTGCAGCGGGAATTGGGCTGGGTTTTGAAGGAGGATGCCGGGCGGGGTTTTCGGCGGTTTGTGCCCTCACCAATGCCACGGGCGATTGTTGAGATTGAGGAGATAAAACGGCTGGTTGAGGCGGGTGCGGTTGTTGTTGCCTGTGGTGGTGGCGGAATACCGGTTGTGGAAGAAAACGGTAGTTTGCACGGGGTTGCTGCGGTTATTGACAAAGACTTGGCATCGGCCCTTCTTGGTAATTTGGTCGGGGCAGAGCGGCTGGTAATCTCTACGGCGGTGGCGCAGGTTTATCTGCATTACGGGATGCCTGATGCCCAGCCATTGACAAAGGTGACGGCGGCGGAGATGGCAGGTTATTTAGCCGCCGGCCATTTTCCTGAGGGTAGTATGGGACCCAAGGTCAGTGCCGGGCTTAACTTTCTTAAGAACGGCGGCAAAGAGGTTTTCATAACCGACCCGGAACATATCCTCGCCGCAGTTGAAGGAAAAGCCGGGACAACGATTGTGCCATAG